DNA from Granulicella arctica:
GCCGCGAAATGGGACGAGCCAGAGGCACGGTTTGCCGAGGGCGAGCTACCGTTCGTGACCATCCAGCTTCCCATCTTCAATGAGCAGTTCGTAATCGAGCGGTTGATCGAAGCAATCTGCCGGCTGGATTATCCACGTGACCGATTCGAGATTCAGGTACTCGACGACTCGACCGATGAGACGGTCAACGTAGCAAGCGGGATCGTCGCTCGGTATGCCGCAGGCTTCCCCGGTATGGACCCGCAGCCGATCTTGTATCTGCATCGGACCAACCGCTACGGCTTCAAAGCCGGTGCCCTGGATGAAGGCTTGAAGGTAGCGAAGGGCGAGTTCATCGCCATCTTCGACGCGGATTTCGTCCCGCCGCCCGAGTGGGTCATGCAGGTCATCCACCACTTTGCCGAACCGCAGATTGGCATGGTTCAGACACGCTGGACGCACCTGAACCGGAACTATAGCTTCATGACACAGGTGGAGGCAATCCTGCTCGACGGTCACTTCGTCCTCGAGCACGGCGGGCGTTCCCGCGCCGGTGTCTTCTTCAACTTCAATGGCACAGCTGGGATGTGGCGACGGGAGACCATCGGCGAGGCCGGTGGCTGGCAACACGACACGTTGACCGAAGACACCGACCTGAGCTATCGCGCACAGATGGTCGGATGGAAGTTCAAATACCTTCAGGATGTCGAGTGTCCGGCGGAGCTCCCCATCGAGATGACCGCCTTCAAGACCCAGCAAGCACGATGGGCGAAGGGACTCATCCAGACGGGCAAGAAGATTCTGCCGCGCGTGCTAAAAAGCGACCAGCCTTGGCATACAAAGCT
Protein-coding regions in this window:
- a CDS encoding cellulose synthase family protein, which gives rise to MLLAPKGIGHYWKTHYADKTFEHLYRWNTFDTAMLIPYFIVMVILAFYGIHRYQLVWLYYKNKKNAAKWDEPEARFAEGELPFVTIQLPIFNEQFVIERLIEAICRLDYPRDRFEIQVLDDSTDETVNVASGIVARYAAGFPGMDPQPILYLHRTNRYGFKAGALDEGLKVAKGEFIAIFDADFVPPPEWVMQVIHHFAEPQIGMVQTRWTHLNRNYSFMTQVEAILLDGHFVLEHGGRSRAGVFFNFNGTAGMWRRETIGEAGGWQHDTLTEDTDLSYRAQMVGWKFKYLQDVECPAELPIEMTAFKTQQARWAKGLIQTGKKILPRVLKSDQPWHTKLEAWYHLTANLSYPLMIVLSVLLMPAMIIRSWQGYIQMLLIDLPLFMASTMSVSTFYLVSQKELFPRTWYKTFLYVPFLMALGVGLTITNTKAVMEALFGIKSAFARTPKYSVKKKGERSQARVYRKRLGIVPWIELAIGCYFAATVWYAITTENFFTVPFLLLFVLGYWYTGLLSLLQGRFERRGTTGQELHEKPYPVGI